One Streptomyces dangxiongensis genomic window, GGACGACGAGGTCCGGGTCGAGTACGGCGGCGGCGGACGCCACCGTGTGCGCGATCCGCTCGGCCTCCAGCTCCACGGCCCGCACGGCGGCCGGCTGCCCCTGCCGGGCCGCGTCGAACACGGCCTTCGCCGTCGGCCGGCCGCTCATCCCGAACCGCCGGGCGGACTCGACCACGGCCACCCCGGCCACCGCGTCCTCCAGCCGCTGCGGTTTTCCGCGGCCGGGCCAGGGCAGGAAGCCTATCTCGCCGGCCAGCCCGTGCGCGCCGGTGAACAGCCGCCCCTCGCTGACGACACCCATGCCGAGGCCGGTGCCTATCAGGAGGTATGCGAAGAGCCGGCTGCCCGCGCCGGCGCCGTACGCGTACTCGCCGAGCGCGGCCAGATTGGCGTCGTTGTGCACCTCGAGCGGGACGCCCAGTTCCTCGCGCATCCGGTCCACGAGGCCCGCGCGCCCCCAGCCCGGCAGATGCGTCGCGTACCGGACCCGCCGGTGCCGCTCGTCGTACACCCCGGGCGTGCCGAGCACCCCGTGCGCCACCTCGGCCGGGTCCGCGCCCGACCGCGCGATCGCCAGGCGGGCGGTGTCCACGACGAGGGCGGCCAGGGCGGCGGAGGTACGGGCCGGGTTGCGCACGTCGGTCCGTGCGACGACCGCGCCGTCCAGGTCGGCCACCGCCACGCGCAGCCGGCCCCGGCCGATGTCCACGCCGAGCGCGTACCCGGCGGCCGGGTCGGGGGCGTACAGCACGGCGGTGCGACCGCGCTCGGGGGTGTGCGTGCCGGCCTCGCGCACCAGGCCGGCCGACTCCAGCGAGGCCAGCGCGCTGGAGACCGTCGGCTTCGACAGGCCGGTGTCGCGGGCCAGTTGGGCGCGTGAAGCGGCACCGAGGGCGCGCAGCCGGTCCAGGAGCAGCCGTTCGTTGGCGCTGCGCAGGCGCCGGCGGCTCCAGGGCTGGTCCTGCGGCTCCGTGACGTCACTGGCGGGCATCACACCATTCTCGTGCATGCCCGGCGCATACTTGACGCCTCTCGTAAGGCTCCTTAACTTTGTCGGCCCGTCGGCCCCGCCGGGTGCGGCGTGTTCCCGTGGCGTCAGGAGTCCCCATGTCCGGCAGCCCGCCACCCACGGGTGGTTTCGTCCGTCGCGTCGGCCTGTTGCAGGCCACGGCGATCAACATGAGCCAGATGTGCGGCATCGGACCGTTCGTGACGATCCCGCTGATGGTCGCCGCGTTCGGCGGCCCCCAGGCGGTCACCGGGTTCGTCGCGGGTGCGGTCCTGGCGCTGTGCGACGGGCTGGTCTGGGCGGAGCTGGGCGCCTCCATGCCCGGCTCCGGCGGCAGTTACGTGTATCTGCGCCAGGCCTTCCAGTACCGCACCGGCCGCCTCGTGCCGTTCCTGTTCGTGTGGACGGCGATGCTGTTCATCCCGCTGATCCTGTCCACGGGCATGGTCGGCTTCGTGCAGTACCTGGGCTATCTCGCCCCCGGCCTCGGACGGACCGCCGGCGATCTGACCGGCCTCGGCGTCATCGCCCTGGTGGTCCTGCTGCTCTGGCGCGGCATCGAGCACATCGCCCGCATCACGCTCGTCATGTGGGCCGTGATGATCGCCTCGGTGGTCCTGGTGATCACCGCCGCCGCGACCGGTTTCAGCCCGCACCTCGCCTTCACCTACCCGGCGCACGCCTTCGACCCGACGAGCGGTCACTTCTGGCCGGGCTTCGCCGCCGGCCTGACCATCGGCGTCTACGACTACCTCGGCTACAACACCACCGCCTACCTGGGCGCCGAGGTCAAGGACCCGGGCCGCACCCTGCCGCGCTCCATCGTCCTGTCGATCCTCGGCATCATGGCGATCTACCTGCTGCTCCAGATCGGCACCCTCGGCGTCGTCGACTGGCACCGGATGACCGACCCCCACGACATCGCCTCCACCTCGGTCGCCTCCGCGGTGCTGGAGGAGACGTGGGGCAGCGGCGCCGCCGACGCGGTGACCGTGCTCAT contains:
- a CDS encoding ROK family transcriptional regulator; the protein is MPASDVTEPQDQPWSRRRLRSANERLLLDRLRALGAASRAQLARDTGLSKPTVSSALASLESAGLVREAGTHTPERGRTAVLYAPDPAAGYALGVDIGRGRLRVAVADLDGAVVARTDVRNPARTSAALAALVVDTARLAIARSGADPAEVAHGVLGTPGVYDERHRRVRYATHLPGWGRAGLVDRMREELGVPLEVHNDANLAALGEYAYGAGAGSRLFAYLLIGTGLGMGVVSEGRLFTGAHGLAGEIGFLPWPGRGKPQRLEDAVAGVAVVESARRFGMSGRPTAKAVFDAARQGQPAAVRAVELEAERIAHTVASAAAVLDPDLVVLGGGLGHSAGLLLRPVRERLRTLTPLRPRIAPSRLGTDAVLLGAVATALDTARNVVFERRTAGT
- a CDS encoding APC family permease produces the protein MSGSPPPTGGFVRRVGLLQATAINMSQMCGIGPFVTIPLMVAAFGGPQAVTGFVAGAVLALCDGLVWAELGASMPGSGGSYVYLRQAFQYRTGRLVPFLFVWTAMLFIPLILSTGMVGFVQYLGYLAPGLGRTAGDLTGLGVIALVVLLLWRGIEHIARITLVMWAVMIASVVLVITAAATGFSPHLAFTYPAHAFDPTSGHFWPGFAAGLTIGVYDYLGYNTTAYLGAEVKDPGRTLPRSIVLSILGIMAIYLLLQIGTLGVVDWHRMTDPHDIASTSVASAVLEETWGSGAADAVTVLILVTAFASVFTGLLGGSRVPCDAARDGAFFRPYARLHPRHRFPALGLATMGVITSVGFLIGRHTDLLTLIQLLTTVMVIVQALAQIVALSVLRRRQPDLHRPYRMGLYPLPAVIAFAGWCVIYAYADRNSPGRRPVEWSLAWLALGCAAFLVWAWRERVWPFGAKEISEEYDALEASAG